The Malus sylvestris chromosome 8, drMalSylv7.2, whole genome shotgun sequence genomic interval GGGGTTagggacaattttttttttcttttcttcctccctcttcttcttcttctgggttgctgGGTGGGGGGGGGATataagtcaacaatctgtgataattgatatatgctaataaataataaatgcaataggaaataacataatataaactagaatacgatttataaaaaaaacagacaacttgaagatcgaggcttgcgtaccgcaatgtccttgaaacagaaatttcaccctactcagtgcttgtagttctacggacgtctgttTCAACAtgattcaacgatctaagtcagaaattccagcaccggaaaattgACTTATGGCGAATATTAatgtggttctctcagaaaGGATGTTTATGATTGCAGGAGaagatttatgatttttctgtATATTAAATGCTATgtagatggatgtatatataatgtgattatacctgttcgcaacaggtatgaggAAGGGATGcatctgttgggagacatctgctaaaaatggtgtttttgtttctgcgttttcacacttcagacttcatctgaaaagatgagtttgttggtaaaaataattaattaatttaaattcgaaattaaaaaataattaattaattctgaaaataaataaataatttaattattagatatattaattatatattaattatatattaaatataattaattatatattaattaccaaggcccatcttttgacaattaaatatatattaattatatattaaatataattaattatatattaattaccaattagctagtacaccccaaagcccaaccccaagggtgagcccaattttagtctccaggcttattactccaatcactttctataaaggacaaagccttataaagtgataaaatctttttggaatggccaatgtgggacaaagaaatttctactcaatctactcaaatttccaacaggggagggacaaattttttttttcttttcttcctccctcttcttcttcttcttcttcttcttctaggtcGCTGGGGAGGGGGtggacaattttttttcctttttctttcttcctccctattcttcttcttcttgcagatctggtttttttttttttttgttgagaaaattcaggtttttaaaaaaaaattaaaaaaatattttatttgccacgtggcagacatttggcaatcacgtggcacaaatgtgacagccacgtcagcatttaacggattaatggatggaaaatctaacggatgtattatgttgaaataaaatagtacttgaggtatgaaagtgaaatgttttaaagttgttgtatgaggttgaaatggaccccaaacctgaggtatgaaactgtaatttaccctaatcattattatattttaataattttaaaatgtgaagaAAAATGTTTTTATATCCGTTTACATCaaataatttatatttaaattcaGTAGGTGTCATTCTTTTTGAAGTGGAACTAAGGTTTGTATATGAATCTTTGCCAGCcgaaaaaaaataagagaaatttaacgaaaaactttcggtactgtttactttaatgaaaaatcatatttttacgcTAAAAATAAACGACTGATGGATATGCCCTTAACCAAATGGCCGCTGCTTATAGATGTAAAATTACATCTCTTTAACAAGCGGTATTTGGAttttatataaacctatgaactcTAGTTGTGTAATATAGAGAATTAGTGAGTCAAATCTTATTCTTGAGAAATAAAATTTCTTCATTTTGTTTCTCTCATTATTTGTTGTTCAATTCCGAGTCATGTCTTGAGAGTACGAAATATATTgggttttctttcgaattatagattgttgaaacCTAGGAGACGGTCTCCTACCGAACTACAAACACAAGAGTAAGGAAGAAATTATGTCTTGATGACATTACATTTATGCAAGTCTCAATTTTCAAGTTTGTCAGTATTTCTAACTTTTTCTCtaattgtttaatatttttctatttgaTCATTTCGTCACACAGTGGGCAATCTGATCATATTTTCTAAGAGTACCTATGTataatatgaaaagaaaaaaaatacttgaattttcaattctattATTAGGTACCAATGCATCATTCTCAGCCGGAGAAGAAAAAGTCaactttgaatttttaaatACTGATGATTGCAGTGTACGTAGAGAAAAGCCTATAAAAACAAGACCTAGCAGGTAAAAACTACCATTGTTTAAGATGTAGCAGTTCAAGGCATCATTGTTTAAGATCTAGCAGGGAAAAACCATCATTGCTTTAGGTCACGTACGAATTTTACGGAAATTGTAAATCCGATTATCCAAATATAACACAAAGTGGATTTATTCCATTTTACTTATGTTCCTCTAATTTATTGTCTCGGTTAGGAGTCGTCCAGTTGTTCACACGCTGCATAGCCTTCTGTGCCTGCATATAATTGATCAAAACCATTGTTGGACTTGGATTACAACAGTGTAACTTTGACTTGTATACTTAAAGAAGAAGGATAAATAACTGGAAATTCTTATGTTTATTAAATCATACCTCCATTTCCCAATCATGTCTTATTGTCACGATGGCCAAAATCGCTGTTTGCACAGCAGTTCCACCAAAGATCATCCCACCCCATATACCCTGTtttccatttaaaatttaatcaattagtTGATCCTTTGAGATTTTATTGTAAGTAGTAACACATGAATTGGAATTCAAACCGAGGCTATTCAGAAGGCATATCCTAGCCAGAGACTAAGAAAACCAAATGTGTAATTTTGTCTGTCTAAACAGTAGTAACACATTTTTTACATTTTGCCGTATATtaaaatgatgaatgatgggGGTAACAATGCACATTCTATAGGAAAAATCAAATCACTTTGTCTAATGACTTCTTTTCAATGTTGCAAAAAAATTTCGAATTCGAATATTTTCCCCTGCTTGATGATGTAAAAAGAAATCATTCGAGGAGAGAACATTCTGTGTAACTTGGAGAATGAAACATACCGAAACACCGAAGTGGAGAGCCGATCCCATTACAAATGCAAGTGGGAGCCCAAAAATGTAGTAGGAGAAAAGACTTATATATGCCACCCATGCTTGCCATCCTGACCCCACCACCACTCCTGTGAATATACAAAGACCTTTACAattgatttgaaagaaaaacagaagcaCTACTGTATATAGAGAGTATAGAATAGACCATGTGGTACCAGTACTAAGATTAATTATTCTACCACCAATTTACTGTTAAAAACTTGATGAAGGATCAAAGTTAACCTGCCAAGACGGATTGAACACTGTTAAGTAGAACTGTTACGGCCAAGAGATACGACATTTGATCAACTGCTTCGATGACATCAGGACTCGATGTGAATACGTGGGCGAACTTGTGATGGAACATGATAACAAGTACACATAAGCATAGACCGATTGAAGCAGATTGTGCCATTGAAACCTGTTGTGCAAATTTAGCTGCCTTCCCATTTCCGGATCCCAGCTCATTTGCCACCCTAACTCTGTGAGTTTCATGACAAGAATTTCAGAAGACTCTTGAAGAATTACATGCTACAAATGCATTACAGTGCGTAAGTAAATAATGTCACAACCAACAATTACATGACTGAAAGAGATGATAAATATGGTACGTACGCCGTGCCAACCAAGAAAGCCAAATGAATCATGAGGTCCCATACATTTATAGTCGTGCTGCAAGGTGTAATCAAACCAATAATCAGAATGGCAAACGACCAATTTGAGTCTGCTTTGTTAacgatttaatttttaatttttgaattttacaTTTTGTGTTAGCGACAAAGGAAAAGTATATGGAAGAAATGAGGATGAAGAAAAGTGGATGGGACCTCATGAAAATATGTGAAGATatatttttgatttttgattttaGGTTTTCATTATGTCTTTCCTTGTATATCTTCACATATTTCCCAGTAGTTAGGTTTCACTTTTGAAAAGGTTTCATAATGCCTCACACACGCATCTTCTTGTTGACTACATTTGAAAAATTAGAGAATTGAAGAGaaaatcagaagaaagatgaacACAGAGAGTTTGGAGAAGAAATATGAGATTTGTGTTAACTAAAATAGAAAGATTACACaattatgtttttataagagaaaACCTAACTACTCtaaccaaatactaacaaaATTACTATATTGTTGACTTGTAAAATCATTTAACTAATCATCTAACTAATGATGTGGAACCTTAATGCACTTACCATATTGACAAGGCATCCACAGCAAGAGTTGCTTCCTCTAAGAACCCAGTCATCAGTATTAGGATTCTATAGCTCCAGAATTCCAAGcttcaaagaaaaataagaacaaacaaaaattgGCTAAAAAGTGTCTGACTGTTAAGTATGGTCAAATGTATATgtgcaagaaaaaaaagaagagcaaATTAAGGAAGAAATTTAGTACCACAGCAGGACCCCAGAAGCAGCAGAATATTTGGCAAATTCCCAAATCCCAGAAAATGCTTGTATTGAGAAACCAACCCAACTCAATGGACAACCACCAGACACAACATACCAAAACAGCCCCAAACCGCAAGCCCAGCATGAGATATCAAGAGCAATGGCAGCACCCACAACCCCAAAATCCAACACACTCACCAAAATCCAAGTTGTCACTGAATGAAGCACCAAAACTGCCAACGAAACCCACAAGGTCACAAAGTTTTTGAGCTGGCACTGCAAGAACCTCTGCAATGGGAACTGAAATGCATAGCTGAAGTGCAAGGGTATGAGCCACAAAGCCAGCGCCCCAGACTGCTCCGCCACCTCATCAGACTGTCCGATTAGTTTCAGAATCGGAGACGCGTATAGGTACACAGGCAACAGAAGAATGCAGCACGAAAACAGCACAATCCAAGACCTTTGCATGTATATGCCCAGCATGTGGTACCTTTTGGCACCAAAAGTCTGCCCACATAGAGTGGCTAGCGCGCTTGCCATCCCCAACTAATAGAttgccaaaacaaaaaatatatagtgTTTACAATTACGATTTTGTTCATGGGTTAGATCCTCATGAGTGAGGAGCTAATCCTTCATTTATGCAATTCACAAGATGACACGTCAACAAAAGGATAGTGATTTTACACTCTTATTTTCTCGTTCTGCACTAATCTCCTTATTTTTAGTCCCTTCTCCTGTGATTTATTGTATTCAAGGGATAGAAGGGGGGAAAAAAAACCGGGAGAAGTGCACGGGAAGAGAAGGGGAGTGTGGAAATCACATATCTACACAATACTGACTCATTACACATGCAAtaacttttgttgttttcttttgcttatgTGTCATGTGGAGGAAAAATTTCTTATAAGAAGCCAAATATTTTCCCTTTTGTTATCAATTTCGGCAAATTACCAAGTATTATGATTAAGGTTCCAAGAAACATTATTGAAATCAGACTAAAACAAATAGAAGAATGTAATTAACccatatcataatatattttatacatatatacatataaatgtCAAGAGTAAAAAAAGCCAACCGTATATATTTACAATGTCTATCTGTGAAATAACCAACAAAATATATAAGAGAGTAAGTGTTTGATATGTATACCAAGAGACCATAACCAAAGCCAACAATGATATTGTTGGCCATGGAAATGGAAGCAAGTTCAACATCGCCAAGGTGGCCAGCAAAGGCTTGGGTGATGACAGTCATGGAGTAGCCAGCCAAGCGGTTAATGATATCAGGACCTACAATGTGCCATAGTTTCTTGGACTCTATCCACACTCTTGATAAAAAGTCGGTCGCtattttcttcatctcagaAGTACTTGATGATTCTATCGCCAATAGGGAATATTTTTGGCGATCCATTACTTTTTCCTCGACACTTCCCTTCATCAAAACAGTTTCTTGTTAACTAATGGACTAGATGACAGGGTAGGTTGGTCTCTGATTAAGACTACGGTTAAAGAAGACAGCTTCAATTCTTGACTAAGTGTGGATGTCCGCATTGAGGATTGTGAGTTTGGAGAAATGTTTTACGTTGATGCCCACACCTGTTATAATATAGATGGATGACATGGTTGATATTtgataaattatttttgtaataTATGCCTCAGTGCCTTTTTTCCCTTATCAAGCACAAATTTCAGATTAGAGAGGATTAATTCAGTAAAGAACTATAAGATCGGTTATTTTTTTCATCCATTTATAGAGACTCTATTCAAAAGTAAAGGAGATCGTAACCTAAAAAGAGTTTAAGAGAATTACTGTTGAATGAACATCTAATTAATGAGTTAAACGGTACAATAAGTTAATTATGTTTCGGATTCTTAAAGTCGAATGAATGGACGAGTAAGGATAAAAAATTTATATCCTGTTCGGACAAAGATTTCTCTGGAGAGGGCTTCTCGGCTCTCAgcacagctccccaagggaATGGCAATTTGGATGTGTAGTCGGGCTCTTGCCTACTGATGTGCTGCAAAAAGAAGACAAAGTTagttttgaaaggtgcctttgtcgggccttaggtgtaggccttgagacttgcaatcaaaactaaccaagtgctaggcgtgccactgctatcttAGTAtaacagatgtagaacaagattgtgtttagtcgattacttgcgccccaagttactcggacttcttgttatcaaaggattgtcgtggatgggttaagttcatattaagttctttttcttgccttgtgaccaaggactttcagttcatagtcttgtatattcgaatgaagggagtccagatcccttaagtcatttgtttggtTCTTGATTGGTTTTAAATGAAAGCATATCCATTAAGCTGACCAGATCCAGATGCAAATAAAACTCTTAAAGTAGGAAAACAGATGgatatgacttgaatacatatTGGAGAATACATTAAGCAGTAGATCTATTATCTTAGAAGACACACAAAGAACTTTtaagcaagatttcaccttgtcgggtaaGGTTGAACTTCCTGCAATCATTTCTTTTTGAGTTTACAGAGGTTTCTATGCTAAAAAGAGATGGATGGTAAACCAGTTTACataagggaatcgatactacgccaCTAGGGGTGATAGCATAGCTCCTAAACAAGATAAAAGACAGCTTTTGTGAGGGAGATATCCCTAAAGGGACTAAGATCTGGGCTGATTACagcttttagatgcaaatttggCTTgaaagcagagtttgtatgtttgtttgtttgattggttaagTGTCTTTGTCTCTGGGGCCTCTTCCTCATTTTATAGGTAGATTAGCCCGACTGCAGTGACTTTTCTCTTGCCCGAAAGCACttgaagggtagtgagtcatcagctttttacttgtattgccactgaaaagtgctttttggctgATTGTGAGTTAGTCCCCATCACTTGACATTTAAATCATAGGCACATGGCCTATGTATTAATGGAAAGATGCCATTTTGTCTCTGGGCTTGATACTGGGTTTCGGGCAAGTCTTCTCTTAATTGGCACCTTTGGGCTTTCTCATACTTTCAGCccaatattcaaatattaacccaaacagtgctcCCTTTAATCATTGTTGAGGCTACAATCCCAGGCGCCAATAATGATTAAATAGACGTCGCATGCCTTCTCTCGGAACTTGCACCATTTAAAGCAATTGTTTAACTAAGACCTTTGCACTAACCCACGAACTCCACCATTAAAACACCACATATTATATAATCCTCTTCCGCAAAGCACATTTAACCATCTCGAGCCTTTGAATTCTCAGAAATTCTAGTACGCTCTTGCAT includes:
- the LOC126631450 gene encoding protein DETOXIFICATION 27-like; this translates as MDRQKYSLLAIESSSTSEMKKIATDFLSRVWIESKKLWHIVGPDIINRLAGYSMTVITQAFAGHLGDVELASISMANNIIVGFGYGLLLGMASALATLCGQTFGAKRYHMLGIYMQRSWIVLFSCCILLLPVYLYASPILKLIGQSDEVAEQSGALALWLIPLHFSYAFQFPLQRFLQCQLKNFVTLWVSLAVLVLHSVTTWILVSVLDFGVVGAAIALDISCWACGLGLFWYVVSGGCPLSWVGFSIQAFSGIWEFAKYSAASGVLLCLEFWSYRILILMTGFLEEATLAVDALSICTTINVWDLMIHLAFLVGTAVRVANELGSGNGKAAKFAQQVSMAQSASIGLCLCVLVIMFHHKFAHVFTSSPDVIEAVDQMSYLLAVTVLLNSVQSVLAGVVVGSGWQAWVAYISLFSYYIFGLPLAFVMGSALHFGVSGIWGGMIFGGTAVQTAILAIVTIRHDWEMEAQKAMQRVNNWTTPNRDNKLEEHK